The Coregonus clupeaformis isolate EN_2021a chromosome 8, ASM2061545v1, whole genome shotgun sequence genome has a segment encoding these proteins:
- the LOC121572915 gene encoding E3 SUMO-protein ligase ZBED1-like isoform X2, translating into MDDIVQLMGPVKMATTVMCEEDQPTLSVIAPLQAKLLKHLQPCEDDSTLVAEIKRVMASDLSTRYRGTQDALNIASALDPRFKELPYLEKEDREQVYTKLVFEAEVSHQLQMSHLLVRRKP; encoded by the exons ATGGATGACATTGTTCAGTTGATGGGTCCTGTCAAAATGGCAACCACTGTGATGTGTGAAGAAGACCAGCCAACTCTCTCTGTAATTGCTCCTCTTCAAGCAAAACTGCTGAAACACCTACAGCCATGCGAAGACGACTCAACCCTGGTTGCAGAGATTAAGAGGGTGATGGCCAGTGACCTCTCCACACGCTACAGAGGCACCCAAGATGCTCTCAACATAG CATCAGCGTTGGACCCGCGATTTAAAGAACTGCCCTAcctggaaaaagaggacagagaacaggtctACACAAAACTGGTTTTTGAGGCAGAAGTGTCCCACCAG CTCCAAATGAGTCACCTCCTTGTAAGAAGAAAGCCTTAG
- the LOC121572915 gene encoding E3 SUMO-protein ligase ZBED1-like isoform X1: MDDIVQLMGPVKMATTVMCEEDQPTLSVIAPLQAKLLKHLQPCEDDSTLVAEIKRVMASDLSTRYRGTQDALNIASALDPRFKELPYLEKEDREQVYTKLVFEAEVSHQMQAMGNQEEDEGSSSTKLSGFNEETTAPNESPPCKKKALDALFGDSFTQRERKSTSETARAEVLKYRAKDVLPLTENAMKWWRSQEKELPVLSTLAKWYLCIPGTSVPAERVFSTAGDIVNAQRSVLQPDHVDQLIFLKKNL; this comes from the exons ATGGATGACATTGTTCAGTTGATGGGTCCTGTCAAAATGGCAACCACTGTGATGTGTGAAGAAGACCAGCCAACTCTCTCTGTAATTGCTCCTCTTCAAGCAAAACTGCTGAAACACCTACAGCCATGCGAAGACGACTCAACCCTGGTTGCAGAGATTAAGAGGGTGATGGCCAGTGACCTCTCCACACGCTACAGAGGCACCCAAGATGCTCTCAACATAG CATCAGCGTTGGACCCGCGATTTAAAGAACTGCCCTAcctggaaaaagaggacagagaacaggtctACACAAAACTGGTTTTTGAGGCAGAAGTGTCCCACCAG ATGCAAGCAATGGGAAATCAGGAGGAAGACGAGGGAAGCTCAAGCACAAAGCTGTCAGGATTCAATGAAGAGACCACAG CTCCAAATGAGTCACCTCCTTGTAAGAAGAAAGCCTTAGATGCGCTGTTTGGCGATTCCTTCACCcaaagagaaagaaaatccacaagCGAGACAGCCAGAGCAGAGGTGTTAAAGTACCGAGCAAAAGATGTGTTGCCTTTGACTGAAAATGCCATGAAGTGGTGGAGATCTCAGGAGAaagagctacctgtactttccaCCCTTGCTAAATGGTACCTGTGCATTCCAGGCACCAGTGTGCCAGCAGAACGAGTTTTTAGTACTGCTGGCGACATAGTGAACGCACAGAGAAGTGTTCTGCAGCCAGATCATGTTGATCAGTTGATATTTTTGAAAAAAAATCTGTAG
- the LOC121572911 gene encoding uncharacterized protein LOC121572911, translating to MAYQFSTSDIITTPHEPSSVPPPPYHSTQDQDQTPDSTPQEFEEEFVEEQNNAADVPQLRRYFENQGTTNFSLRLAGIRRAMEALTSSDSTSLNYLTHAGRMVLSGLSELNQQDVRQFQQAYDLLVNFINEPANRERLEQEMALVGIDRINFADVFYEFVLLSLLEGKTSLPISEPGSFLYLLLQVIMRIDPPGGAWTEAAENFYLLVKGQMKAWLQSIFNLNESIYESPERLSGEVMRNLEIQVDFLLSSLN from the exons atGGCATATCAGTTCTCCacctctgacatcatcaccacccCTCATGAGCCGTCCTCTG TCCCCCCTCCACCTTACCACTCcacccaggaccaggaccagacccctgacagcactcctcag GAGTTTGAGGAGGAGTTTGTGGAGGAGCAAAATAATGCTGCAGATGTGCCCCAGTTGCG GCGTTACTTTGAAAACCAAGGGACAACCAACTTCTCTCTGAGGCTGGCCGGTATCAGACGTGCTATGGAG GCTCTGACATCCTCAGACAGTACCTCCCTCAATTACCTCACCCACGCTGGGAGGATGGTGTTGAGTGGACTATCCGAGCTCAACCAGCAG gatgtgaggcAGTTTCAGCAGGCCTACGACCTACTGGTGAACTTCATTAATGAGCCAGCAAACAGGGAGCGACTAGAGCAGGAGATGGCTCTCGTAGGA ATCGACCGCATCAACTTCGCAGATGTTTTTTATGAATTCGTTCTACTAAGCCTTCTAGAAGGAAAGACATCTCTTCCTATATCT GAGCCTGGTAGCTTCCTTTATCTGCTCCTGCAAGTCATAATGAGGATTGACCCTCCTGGAGGAGCCTGGACAGAGGCTGCTGAGAACTTCTACCTCCTCGTTAAG GGCCAGATGAAGGCATGGCTACAATCCATCTTCAACCTCAATGAGTCAATCTATGAAAGCCCAGAGAGGCTCTCGGGGGAGGTGATGCGGAATCTAGAAATACAGGTTGACTTCCTGCTGTCCAGCCTGAATTAA